The region TTTTGGCTTCTTTAGCCGGTTGCACGTTATCTACCTTACGCATGTATATTGATAGAAAGGGTTGGAATATTCCTGAAATTAATATATCTTTAAACATGTCACAAGAGAACAATCCTGAACTCACCACAATAATTACCAGAGAAATTTCTTTTTCAAATGAAATTGAAGAAGCTGTAAAAAACAGGTTGCTGGTAATTGCTGAAAAATGTCCAGTTTCTAAACTATTAAAAAATCAAGTACTCATAAATACAACTATTTAAATTATGGATCCAAAAAACATTAAAAAAGAATACACGAATGGCGAAGTAACCATTGTGTGGCAATCGGGAAAATGCATTCATTCTGGAAATTGTGTAAGAAACAACCCTGATGTGTTCAAGCCCAAAGAACAACCTTGGATAACTCCTGCTCATTCTACTACTGAAAAGATAATGGAAACAATTAATAAATGTCCTTCTGGTGCATTAACATATTACTTGAACGAAAAATAAATGGTAGATTACACTGCAATTGTGAATGCCAGTTTGGAAAAAGTTTGGCATCATTTGATACTTAAAATTGAAAAGCCAGAAAATTTTGTACCTGGGGTTTCGGATGTGCATATACTTGAAAAAAAGGAGGATTTCATTGTTAGAAAAATGACAATTACTTCTGAAGGAAATTCTACAACGTTAACCGAAAAAATAACACTCGAACCTTTTAAGGTCTGATTTCTTATACTGGAACATCCAAAATTTGAAGGTTATGTAGATAACGACGTGAAGGCCATTTCTGAAAATGAAACTAAAATTACATTTACCATCAACTGGATTGACAAAAACACAAAAGTTGAATTTGACAATGCAGAATTGGTTAAAAATGCCGTATTAAAAACAAAAAATTACATAGAAGAAAATTAATGAAAAAAATAATCGTTTTTGGAGCTTCTTCCAGTTCAACATCAATAAACAAACAATTTGCAACGTATGCTGCCTCTTTATTTACCAATTCAAATATTGAAATTTTAGATTTGAATGATTATGAAATGCCTTTATTTTCAGTAGATAAAGAAAAAAACGGCATTCCTAAAGAAGCTCATAATTTTTATGCTAAAATGGGTGAAGCCGATTTATTAGTAATTTCATTTGCAGAACACAATGGTAATTTTTCTACGGCATTTAAAAATTTATTAGATTGGGCATCAAGAATTAATGCAAAAACGTTTCAAAATAAACCCGCACTTTTACTTGCAACCTCACCTGGTGCTCGAGGAGGAAGTTCGGTATTAGAAATTGCAACGAAACGATTTCCTTTTCAAGGTGGCATTGTTTTAAATAGTTTTTCATTACCAAGCTTTTATGAAAATTTTGATATAGAAAAAGGAATCACTAACGAAGAATTGAAAAAACAGTTATTGGAAATTGTAAATTCAATTGAAATCACTAACGACTAGAAGTTAATAAAAGTAAGCACTCATTAAAAACCAATTGAAAACATATAGGACCGCGTAGAAATAAATTTTACATATATGAATTCTAATAAAAATGTTATTTTTGTTGCTCAAGAAAAACTTGAAACTTTAAACTTGAAACAAATTTTATGAAAGCATACGTATTTCCAGGTCAGGGTGCTCAGTTCACCGGAATGGGTAAAGATTTATATGAAAGTTCTCCATTAGCCAAAGAGTTATTTGAAAAAGCTAATTCTATTTTAGGTTTCCGAATCACAGATATAATGTTTGAAGGGACGGCTGAAG is a window of Flavobacterium indicum GPTSA100-9 = DSM 17447 DNA encoding:
- a CDS encoding OsmC family protein translates to MEYLLENNLTGNISTQKYKCTITWRNGILVMDEPAKIGGQDLGPDPYSTLLASLAGCTLSTLRMYIDRKGWNIPEINISLNMSQENNPELTTIITREISFSNEIEEAVKNRLLVIAEKCPVSKLLKNQVLINTTI
- a CDS encoding AtaL-like protein; this translates as MVDYTAIVNASLEKVWHHLILKIEKPENFVPGVSDVHILEKKEDFIVRKMTITSEGNSTTLTEKITLEPFKV
- a CDS encoding NADPH-dependent FMN reductase; this translates as MKKIIVFGASSSSTSINKQFATYAASLFTNSNIEILDLNDYEMPLFSVDKEKNGIPKEAHNFYAKMGEADLLVISFAEHNGNFSTAFKNLLDWASRINAKTFQNKPALLLATSPGARGGSSVLEIATKRFPFQGGIVLNSFSLPSFYENFDIEKGITNEELKKQLLEIVNSIEITND
- a CDS encoding (4Fe-4S)-binding protein → MDPKNIKKEYTNGEVTIVWQSGKCIHSGNCVRNNPDVFKPKEQPWITPAHSTTEKIMETINKCPSGALTYYLNEK